The DNA region GAGTGCGCAGCGGGTACAAATCACCGCCCTGCGGCTGGCCTGGCCGCCTGAGCTCGATCGCCTCGACCGGATCCGCTTCAAGTCCAGAACCATCTGGGACCGGGGGGACAGTCATCCACCAACCTCCATTGACCCTGGGGAATGGAAGTGGGGCGTCTCCCGCCGCGTCGATCCAGGAGCCCAGGAGACGCTGACGTTCATCTTCACCGGCGGCTCCAGCTCGGAGGAGTACGATCTGGAGATCACCCTCGACGGCGTGTGCGCGATCAGCTGGTAGGCGCACAACGACAGCCTCGACACCCGTCCTCCTCAGGGCACTCCGCGTGGGCTTTCGCTGGCGCAGGGTGCCCGGCGCCTTGGGTTGCACGCGCCGCACCTCATACCCAGGTTGCTGAGGCTTCAGTTGGCTGCGCGCCCGTCTGCCCTGGCGGTGCGCTATCCCAACCTGCGATCCGATCCGGCGTGGTGATGCGACGTCTTACCGGGAGTCAAGCCAAGATCTCGGTGAATCACAGGCGCCGCAATCCGCAACGGCAAGGCCCAGTGCGGCTCCCTGTCCCTCGGAGCCGTCTCGGCCTTGCGGCGCCGGACTGCGTCCGGCCAACGGGTCCTGGCCGGCAACCCACATCCAGCACGATTGCCTGAGCTTCCCTCGAATGTGGCGGAGGGCGCAAAGTGCAGGTTCATGTCCTCACCCGTCAGCACGATGCTCGGGTTAACCTTCGAGGGGTTCTTCGCAGGTCGGAGGATTCATGATAGCCTTAGTCCGAGTCCCGGAGGAGTGGCCGGGCCTGGAGCGGGTCGGCAGCCCGCTGGCGTTCGCTGAGGGTGAGGCGCCCTCCTGCTGAGTCTACGCGGAGGGCAAGAGGAGGGGTCCAGGGCGCTCGCCCTGGATAGGCGATGGACAGTGTGATCGGGACGACACTCGGGCGCTATCGCCTGATCGAGCGCATTGGCCGGGGCGGGATGGCCAATGTCTACCTGGCCGAGACGGTCGGGGAGCAGACCCGCGTCGCCATCAAACTCCTCACGCCCTTGATCTCCGAAGATGAGCGATTCCTGCTCCGATTCCGGCAGGAAGCCAAAGTCGTCGCCAGGCTCAAGCATCCGAACATCATGCCGGTGATTGACTACGGCGAGATCGACGGCAAGGTCTATCTGGTCATGCCGCATCATCCGCTCGGCAGCCTGTCAGACCGGCTGGGGCGAGGATCGCTCCCGGCGGAAGACGGCGGCCGGATCATCGCCCAGGTCTCGGCTGCCCTTCAGTTCGCCCACGAGCACGGCGTGATCCACCGCGACGTCAAGCCCTCGAACATCCTGCTGGATGCCGAGGGGAATGCCTGGCTTTCCGATTTCGGGCTAGCCTACATCCATGATGCGTCCTTAAGCCTGACCGGCTCGGCCATGCTTGGCACTCCGGCGTACGTTTCTCCCGAGCAGGCGCGGGGGGTGAGGGCTAGTGCCCGATCCGACCAATACTCGCTCGGAATCGTGCTCTTCGAGATGGTCACTGGCCAGCTGCCGTTCGAGGCCGAGACGCCGATGGGCGTCCTGGTCAAACACATGCAAACGCCGATCCCGCTGCCGCGCTCGATCAAGCCAGGAGTGCCGGTTCACATCGAGCGGGTGATCCTGAAAGCCACGGCCAAGGATCCCGATGACCGATTCGGTTCCGTGGCCGAGATGAATGCGGCCTTCCAGGCCGCCCTGGCCCACGCCCTGAACCCCTCGCTGCACCCCCCGCCGGCGCTGATCCCGGTACCGCCGAGCCACCCGACGATCCCGCTTCCTGAAGGCGGGTACGTGCGCATCGGCCGGCGGCGCGTGCGGCCGTGGCAGCTGGGCGTGGCGGCGACCCTTCTGGCGCTCTTTGTTTGCCTTCCTTCAGCGTATGCC from Anaerolineales bacterium includes:
- a CDS encoding protein kinase; amino-acid sequence: MDSVIGTTLGRYRLIERIGRGGMANVYLAETVGEQTRVAIKLLTPLISEDERFLLRFRQEAKVVARLKHPNIMPVIDYGEIDGKVYLVMPHHPLGSLSDRLGRGSLPAEDGGRIIAQVSAALQFAHEHGVIHRDVKPSNILLDAEGNAWLSDFGLAYIHDASLSLTGSAMLGTPAYVSPEQARGVRASARSDQYSLGIVLFEMVTGQLPFEAETPMGVLVKHMQTPIPLPRSIKPGVPVHIERVILKATAKDPDDRFGSVAEMNAAFQAALAHALNPSLHPPPALIPVPPSHPTIPLPEGGYVRIGRRRVRPWQLGVAATLLALFVCLPSAYAGMYLLPGSNGAATAPQLTAQAATIQALSTQLVANQAGGLSPDEVQVAVIQTLTARQGGEGGGDSLSLEQPGGLLPGIFPALFAGSSPTPTQQSAFPGGSTPEGTGASPTRSPTSSGSGAATAVPTSGLLPTATQPAPATSTQA